The following coding sequences lie in one Eubacterium ventriosum genomic window:
- the argH gene encoding argininosuccinate lyase, translating into MKLWGGRFTKEENQLVHNFNESLSFDQKFYKQDIQGSLAHVKMLGKQGIITTDEMNDIIKGLESIRVDLDNGTLQFDNSEDIHSFVEAHLIERIGDAGKKLHTGRSRNDQVALDMKLYTRHEVEEINDLLKTLLNSLLKVMEENTETFMPGFTHLQKAQPITLAHHFGAYFEMFKRDRSRLDDIHKRMNLCPLGSGALAGTTYPLDREYTANLLGFDGPTLNSMDSVSDRDYLIEFLSALSTIMMHLSRFCEEICIWNSNEYRFVNIDDSYSTGSSIMPQKKNPDIAELIRGKTGRVYGALASILTTMKGIPLAYNKDMQEDKELSFDAIDTVKGCIVLFTGMIDTMTFNKDIMEASTKNGFTNATDAADYLVNHGVPFRDAHGIVGQLVLFCEEKGIALDDMTLDEYKAISPVFEDDIYDAISLETCVDKRTTIGAPGPDAMKKVIEIYKEYLSK; encoded by the coding sequence GGGTGGTCGATTTACTAAGGAAGAAAATCAGTTAGTTCACAACTTTAACGAATCCCTTTCTTTTGATCAGAAATTTTATAAGCAGGATATTCAGGGAAGTTTAGCACATGTTAAAATGCTTGGCAAACAGGGAATTATTACTACTGATGAAATGAATGATATTATTAAAGGGCTTGAAAGCATTAGAGTTGATCTTGACAACGGAACTCTTCAGTTTGATAACAGTGAGGATATTCACAGTTTTGTAGAAGCACATCTTATTGAAAGAATTGGCGATGCCGGCAAGAAACTTCACACAGGACGTAGCCGTAATGATCAGGTTGCTCTTGACATGAAACTTTACACAAGACATGAAGTTGAAGAAATTAATGATTTGTTAAAAACACTTCTTAATTCTTTGTTGAAGGTTATGGAGGAAAACACAGAAACTTTTATGCCCGGCTTTACTCATTTACAGAAAGCACAGCCTATTACTTTGGCTCATCACTTTGGTGCTTATTTCGAAATGTTCAAGCGTGACCGTAGCAGATTAGATGATATACATAAGAGAATGAATCTTTGTCCACTAGGTTCAGGTGCTTTAGCAGGAACTACTTATCCTTTAGATAGAGAATATACTGCAAATCTTCTTGGTTTTGATGGTCCAACTCTTAACAGTATGGATTCAGTATCAGATAGAGATTATTTAATTGAATTTTTAAGTGCTCTTTCTACTATTATGATGCACTTAAGCAGATTCTGTGAAGAAATTTGTATTTGGAATTCTAACGAATACCGTTTTGTTAATATTGATGATTCATACAGCACAGGTTCAAGCATTATGCCTCAGAAGAAAAATCCTGATATTGCAGAGTTAATCAGAGGAAAAACAGGACGTGTTTACGGTGCTCTTGCTTCTATCCTTACAACAATGAAAGGTATTCCTCTTGCTTATAACAAAGATATGCAGGAAGACAAAGAGTTATCTTTTGATGCAATTGATACAGTTAAAGGATGCATCGTTTTATTTACAGGTATGATTGATACAATGACATTTAACAAAGATATTATGGAAGCAAGTACAAAGAACGGCTTTACTAATGCTACTGATGCTGCTGATTACCTTGTAAACCACGGAGTACCATTTAGAGATGCTCACGGAATCGTTGGTCAGTTAGTTCTTTTCTGTGAAGAAAAAGGAATCGCCCTTGATGATATGACTTTAGATGAATATAAAGCTATCAGTCCTGTGTTTGAAGATGACATTTATGATGCTATAAGCTTAGAAACATGCGTTGATAAGCGTACAACAATTGGTGCTCCGGGACCTGATGCTATGAAGAAAGTTATTGAAATCTATAAAGAATATTTATCAAAATAA
- a CDS encoding DNA/RNA non-specific endonuclease — protein MKKRISALLMALMLAVGMLSGCDNTSINSSDSGKTKVILATDTQTQDDSLNNKTQVVDNDDSANITTKAQKSNKSANSSKNESNKSKATKSSKSTKIPEYNGKAYVELNGNNPEFKSKEITDKSFEKYGSLDSLGRCTVCVASVGKEIMPTEKRGEIGMVKPTGWRTVKYDFVDGKYLYNRCHLIGYQLTGENANGKNLITGTRYLNVTGMLPFEDMVADYVKETSNHVMYRVTPIFEGNNLVAKGVKMEGYSVEDKGEGISFNVFCYNVQPGVTIDYATGDSIGNGKVEISSDSKKSTSTGSSNKNTNGSSSSSYKSNSNSSSSKKNTSSSSATTEYILNMNTHKFHTPSCRSVKQMSNSNKSVYKGTRQDLINQGYDPCKICNP, from the coding sequence ATGAAAAAAAGAATAAGTGCACTTTTAATGGCATTAATGTTGGCAGTTGGAATGCTTTCAGGGTGCGATAATACAAGTATTAATTCATCAGATTCAGGAAAAACTAAGGTAATATTAGCTACTGATACACAAACACAGGATGACAGTTTGAATAACAAAACACAAGTTGTAGACAATGATGACAGTGCTAATATTACAACTAAAGCACAAAAATCTAATAAAAGTGCAAACTCTTCGAAAAATGAATCAAACAAAAGCAAGGCAACAAAAAGCTCTAAGTCTACAAAAATTCCGGAATATAACGGAAAAGCATATGTAGAACTTAATGGAAATAATCCGGAATTTAAATCAAAAGAGATAACAGATAAATCTTTTGAAAAGTATGGAAGTCTTGATAGTCTTGGAAGATGTACTGTATGTGTGGCAAGTGTTGGAAAAGAAATTATGCCAACGGAAAAACGTGGTGAAATTGGAATGGTAAAACCTACAGGTTGGCGCACTGTTAAATATGATTTTGTTGACGGAAAATATTTGTACAATAGATGTCATCTTATTGGGTATCAGTTGACAGGCGAAAATGCCAACGGGAAAAATCTTATAACAGGAACAAGATATCTTAACGTAACAGGGATGCTTCCTTTTGAAGATATGGTTGCGGATTATGTAAAAGAAACATCCAATCACGTAATGTATAGAGTCACACCTATTTTTGAAGGTAACAATCTTGTTGCAAAAGGTGTAAAGATGGAAGGATATTCTGTTGAGGATAAAGGCGAAGGAATTAGCTTTAATGTTTTTTGCTATAATGTTCAACCGGGTGTAACTATTGATTATGCAACCGGAGACAGTATAGGCAATGGAAAAGTTGAAATTAGTTCGGACAGCAAGAAGTCAACTTCAACAGGCAGTTCAAATAAGAATACAAACGGAAGTTCAAGCAGTAGCTACAAGAGTAATTCAAATAGTAGTTCATCAAAGAAAAATACAAGCAGTTCATCAGCTACTACAGAATATATTCTCAATATGAATACTCACAAATTCCACACTCCATCTTGCAGAAGTGTAAAACAGATGAGCAATTCTAATAAAAGTGTATACAAAGGAACAAGGCAGGATTTAATAAATCAGGGATATGATCCTTGTAAAATCTGTAATCCATAG